The following are encoded together in the Glycine max cultivar Williams 82 chromosome 8, Glycine_max_v4.0, whole genome shotgun sequence genome:
- the LOC102668266 gene encoding uncharacterized protein, which translates to MHRGLASIITGIREMGSRLSKARGSLKNESEGTSSGKNEVSYEELSRLMRIRDLMSLLLTYPMKMDEGGKLKSCISAFPEWKAQLLSTDHDTIVMDKPWRVLTEKALGCMKGFMPTEIISKIESGERSIFNHNDADAIPKAILHLTVDLAVNQLIQTLFSGDYYARYISLSSRNLAEKRSVVNKIEAAFEEKHNMFGIDKDFLSALWINSSTYKTDAEIRVQEEINNKMAAGFSETKGGEEKMNRHLVIVVDADSNKKLDLHKVRFPTGVVVVLITTELKDDDFRITSMMDLNIRTQDHLLPWELFCSYVGSSKVCSSLVIQRIAVQIVKECHGHLLAVVLVANYLKNVEDVKQWQVALDKLSSSLNPSYDYRDSDGIGISRVMVNAFVDIIWEDIDDTQKLCLELSLSVHNIKIGKRLAILVSDWADILSGHTQEMKLNSNEFGEYIRHIRVLLDRFVFLKIERGDVYLPVETYDIIKSLHTLNPSIIRHDALGFLEPPCIERWHNLIRIELMDDKICELPESPECPKLRVLLLQGNVDLMDIPDSFFEHMPLLQQLDLSYTSIRDLPSSVSKLTQLKKFYLRGCDLFMELPPQIGLLKNLEELDLDGTLITHLPKEIRELINLRSLTLCFDGYHHVLGHGNKGKQISNSTIIPTGLISNLTQLNYLNIKVDPEDERWNDNVNIVFVEIIGLKRLETVSIYIPKANLLKLIPVHKSLNFRLVVGNHMRRFISRVTPELEEKFKRCDYSIKFVNGVNVPNVVKMTLGNFKALYLDRHMTIKSLSDFELRNLSGLQICVLAECNQMETIVDRSYLHDGPALPNLEFLSVFYMKNLKSLCERPNPSFLRLKSIALHTCPMLTTVFTEDSLKDLSLLEEIIIEDCPKVTTLIRHDSSEIKTRFTMPKLRKISLLYLPELVNIFNGLHVEHDVEKMVFYYCPKLQSLSQWELSKASVKIIIGESVWWEALKWNAAEWGDAGRPNVFERIFSPISEEADIMTQLAAHQETQLSTDHDEFLGTKQRHDDSKLPSNPEEVEDLRRDSAANPLIAFTYDELKIITENFRQDRVLGGVGFGRVYKGFISEELIRKGLPTLDVAVKVHDGDNSHQGHREWLSQVEFWGQLSHPNLVKVIGYCCEDNHRVLIYEYMSRGGLDNYLFKYAPAIPPLSWSMRMKIAFGAAKGLAFLHEAEKTVIYRCFKTSNILLDQEYNSKLSDFGLAKFGPVGDKSHVSTRVMGTYGYAAPEYLATGHLYIKSDVYSFGVVLLELLTGRRSLDTTFDGEQKLAEWAHSLLKEKKKLLKIIDPRLDGDYPIKAVHKAAMLAYHCLNRDPKARPLMREIVHSLEPLQAHTEAPIGKKR; encoded by the exons ATGCATAGAGGCCTTGCTTCAATCATTACTGGCATCCGGGAAATGGGTTCTCGTTTGAGCAAAGCACGTGGTTCTCTCAAAAATGAATCAGAAGGAACATCCTCGGGAAAAAATGAAGTTTCATACGAGGAGCTGTCTAGATTGATGAGGATAAGGGATTTGATGAGCCTATTGTTGACTTATCCAATGAAAATGGACGAGGGAGGTAAATTAAAATCCTGCATTAGTGCATTTCCTGAATGGAAAGCTCAGTTATTGTCCACTGATCATGATACTATTGTGATGGACAAACCATGGCGTGTACTAACTGAGAAGGCACTGGGATGTATGAAGGGATTTATGCCCACggaaataataagtaaaatagAAAGTGGTGAGAGATCCATCTTCAACCATAATGATGCCGATGCAATACCAAAAGCCATTCTCCACCTAACTGTTGATCTCGCAGTTAACCAACTAATTCAAACTTTGTTTTCTGGAGATTACTATGCACGCTATATCAGTCTGTCATCCAGAAACTTGGCTGAAAAAAGATCTGTAGTGAACAAAATAGAAGCAGCCTTTGAAGAGAAGCACAATATGTTTGGAATCGACAAAGATTTTCTTAGTGCCCTGTGGATCAATTCCTCAACATATAAGACTGATGCAGAGATTCGAGTTCAAGAAGAGATCAATAACAAGATGGCAGCAGGTTTTTCGGAGACAAAAGGGGGTGAGGAAAAAATGAATAGGCATTTGGTGATTGTAGTGGATGCAGACAGCAACAAGAAGCTGGACCTTCACAAAGTGCGTTTTCCTACTGGAGTTGTGGTGGTGTTGATAACAACTGAGCTGAAGGATGATGACTTCAGAATCACAAGCATGATGGATTTGAATATAAGGACCCAGGATCATTTGTTGCCTTGGGAACTCTTTTGCAGCTATGTGGGCAGTAGCAAGGTATGCTCATCACTGGTCATTCAGAGAATTGCAGTGCAAATTGTTAAGGAATGTCATGGCCATCTTCTTGCCGTTGTCCTTGTGGCAAACTACCTGAAGAATGTGGAAGATGTTAAACAGTGGCAAGTTGCACTTGACAAATTAAGCAGCAGCCTGAATCCTTCCTATGATTATAGAGATAGTGACGGAATTGGCATTAGTAGGGTCATGGTCAATGCATTTGTAGATATTATTTGGGAAGACATTGATGATACACAAAAGCTTTGCCTTGAACTAAGTTTGTCTGTTCACAACATTAAAATTGGGAAGCGACTTGCTATCTTAGTGTCTGATTGGGCCGATATTTTATCAGGACATACACAAGAAATGAAACTGAATTCAAATGAATTTGGTGAATACATAAGGCATATCAGAGTGCTTCTAGACCGTTTTGtctttttgaaaattgaaaggGGAGATGTCTATTTGCCTGTAGAAAcctatgatataataaaatcattacaCACCTTGAATCCTTCCATCATAAGGCATGATGCATTAGGGTTTCTGGAGCCACCCTGCATTGAACGATGGCACAACCTTATTCGGATAGAATTGATGGACGACAAAATATGTGAGCTACCAGAATCACCAGAATGCCCTAAACTCAGAGTGCTCCTGTTGCAGGGTAATGTTGATTTGATGGATATCCCTGACTCATTTTTCGAGCACATGCCTTTGCTACAACAGTTGGACTTATCCTACACTAGTATAAGGGATTTGCCCTCTTCTGTCTCCAAATTAACACAACTTAAGAAATTTTATCTTAGAGGTTGTGATCTCTTCATGGAACTACCACCACAAATTGGACTACTAAAAAATCTTGAAGAGCTTGATCTTGATGGGACTTTGATAACCCATCTACCTAAAGAGATCCGAGAATTGATCAACTTGCGAAGCTTAACCCTTTGCTTTGATGGATACCATCATGTACTTGGTCATGGCAATAAAGGCAAGCAAATTTCCAACTCAACAATTATTCCTACGGGACTGATATCAAATCTTACTCAGTTGAATTATTTAAACATCAAAGTTGACCCTGAAGATGAGCGATGGAATGATAAtgttaatattgtttttgtggAAATTATTGGATTAAAGAGGTTGGAGACAGTGAGTATATATATCCCAAAGGCTAACCTTTTGAAATTGATACCTGTCCACAAATCCCTCAATTTCAGATTGGTTGTTGGTAATCATATGCGACGTTTCATATCGCGTGTGACACCTGAACTGGAGGAAAAATTCAAACGTTGTGACTATAGTATAAAGTTTGTTAATGGTGTAAATGTTCCAAACGTAGTGAAGATGACGCTTGGAAACTTCAAGGCCTTATACCTAGACCGACATATGACCATCAAGAGTCTCTCTGATTTTGAGTTGAGGAATTTATCTGGGTTGCAAATATGTGTATTGGCGGAATGTAATCAAATGGAAACAATTGTGGATAGAAGTTATTTACATGATGGGCCTGCTCTTCCAAATTTGGAGTTTTTGAGCGTATTCTatatgaaaaacttaaaaagccTTTGTGAAAGGCCTAACCCCTCTTTTCTCCGCTTGAAGTCTATAGCATTGCACACTTGCCCCATGTTAACTACAGTTTTTACCGAAGATTCTCTTAAGGACCTTTCCTTATTGGAGGAGATTATTATTGAAGACTGTCCAAAAGTAACCACCCTTATACGCCATGACTCATCAGAAATAAAAACACGGTTCACAATGCCCAAGTTGAGAAAGATATCTCTTCTCTATCTTCCTGAATTGGTCAACATTTTTAATGGCCTGCATGTTGAACATGATGTAGAAAAAATGGTATTTTATTATTGTCCTAAACTCCAAAGTCTTTCACAATGGGAGTTGTCAAAGGCATCTGTGAAGATCATCATAGGAGAAAGCGTGTGGTGGGAAGCATTGAAATGGAATGCAGCAGAGTGGGGAGATGCTGGTCGACCCAATGTTTTTGAACGAATTTTTTCACCAATCAGTGAGGAGGCTGACATCATGACTCAACTGGCTGCACATCAAGAGACTCAATTAAGTACAGATCACGATGAGTTTCTG GGAACCAAACAAAGGCATGATGATAGTAAGTTACCATCAAATCCTGAAGAAGTAGAAGACCTACGGCGTGACTCAGCTGCAAATCCTTTGATTGCATTCACTTATGATGAGTTAAAGATTATCACAGAAAATTTTAGGCAAGATCGTGTGTTGGGGGGAGTAGGATTTGGAAGGGTTTACAAAGGATTCATTTCTGAGGAGTTAATAAGGAAAGGGCTTCCAACACTTGATGTAGCTGTTAAGGTTCATGATGGTGACAACAGTCATCAAGGGCACAGAGAATGGCTG TCGCAAGTCGAATTTTGGGGGCAGCTTTCACATCCAAATCTAGTCAAAGTAATTGGGTACTGTTGCGAAGACAACCATAGGGTACTAATATATGAGTACATGTCCCGGGGAGGTCTGGACAACTATTTGTTCAAATATG CACCTGCCATACCACCATTGTCCTGGTCCATGAGAATGAAGATTGCATTTGGCGCTGCAAAGGGACTTGCATTTCTTCATGAAGCAGAGAAAACTGTCATCTATCGATGTTTCAAgacatcaaatattttattggaCCAG GAGTACAATTCAAAACTTTCCGACTTTGGCCTTGCTAAGTTTGGACCAGTTGGAGACAaatcccatgtttctactcgaGTAATGGGAACATATGGTTATGCCGCACCTGAATACTTAGCGACAG GTCATCTGTATATCAAAAGTGATGTTTACAGTTTTGGTGTTGTTCTTCTTGAACTTCTCACTGGAAGAAGATCCTTAGACACGACATTTGATGGAGAGCAGAAACTTGCAGAATGGGCTCATTCTTTgctgaaggaaaagaagaaacttCTAAAAATCATAGATCCAAGGTTGGATGGTGATTATCCAATTAAAGCAGTTCACAAGGCTGCAATGCTTGCATATCATTGCTTGAACCGCGACCCGAAAGCAAGGCCTCTAATGCGAGAAATTGTACATTCATTGGAGCCTTTGCAGGCACACACAGAGGCACCTATTGGAAAAAAACGTTGA
- the LOC100806042 gene encoding pentatricopeptide repeat-containing protein At5g46460, mitochondrial, whose amino-acid sequence MLLVSRVPKSKFYTTPFTTGPQILVGIRNSRTFSFNTATNDSTSTSTSTNSFNIIKSHKYLLFHHLNNRSLDEARAIFDQIPTPHVSLYTIMLHAYAQNHRLREAIDLFRRIPFKDVVSWNSIIKGCLHCGDIVTARKLFDEMPRRTVVSWTTLVDGLLRLGIVQEAETLFWAMEPMDRDVAAWNAMIHGYCSNGRVDDALQLFCQMPSRDVISWSSMIAGLDHNGKSEQALVLFRDMVASGVCLSSGVLVCGLSAAAKIPAWRVGIQIHCSVFKLGDWHFDEFVSASLVTFYAGCKQMEAACRVFGEVVYKSVVIWTALLTGYGLNDKHREALEVFGEMMRIDVVPNESSFTSALNSCCGLEDIERGKVIHAAAVKMGLESGGYVGGSLVVMYSKCGYVSDAVYVFKGINEKNVVSWNSVIVGCAQHGCGMWALALFNQMLREGVDPDGITVTGLLSACSHSGMLQKARCFFRYFGQKRSVTLTIEHYTSMVDVLGRCGELEEAEAVVMSMPMKANSMVWLALLSACRKHSNLDLAKRAANQIFEIEPDCSAAYVLLSNLYASSSRWAEVALIRRKMKHNGVVKKPGSSWLTLKGQKHKFLSADRSHPLAEKIYQKLEWLGVKLKELGYVPDQQFALHDVETEQKEEMLSYHSERLAIAFGLLSTVEGSAITVMKNLRVCGDCHNAIKLMAKIVDREIVVRDSSRFHDFKNGICSCGDYW is encoded by the coding sequence ATGCTTCTTGTCAGTCGAGTGCCCAAGTCGAAGTTCTACACGACGCCGTTTACCACGGGCCCCCAAATTCTCGTTGGTATTCGAAACTCAAGAACCTTTTCATTCAACACCGCCACGAACGATTCTACTTCTACTTCCACTTCCACGAATTCTTTCAATATCATCAAATCACACAAGTATCTTCTCTTTCACCACCTCAACAATCGAAGTTTAGATGAAGCTCGCGCCATCTTCGATCAAATCCCTACCCCGCACGTTTCCCTATACACCATAATGCTCCATGCTTACGCACAGAACCACAGACTCCGCGAAGCTATCGACCTCTTTCGTAGAATTCCCTTCAAGGACGTCGTTTCCTGGAACTCCATCATCAAGGGGTGTCTTCATTGCGGCGATATCGTCACCGCCCGAAAGCTGTTCGACGAAATGCCCCGCCGAACCGTCGTGTCGTGGACCACCCTCGTCGACGGGTTACTGCGCTTGGGAATTGTTCAAGAGGCTGAAACCTTGTTCTGGGCAATGGAACCTATGGACAGGGACGTGGCTGCGTGGAATGCAATGATTCATGGGTATTGTAGCAATGGTAGAGTTGATGATGCTTTGCAATTGTTCTGCCAAATGCCTTCGAGGGATGTGATTTCTTGGAGTTCCATGATTGCTGGGCTTGATCACAATGGGAAGAGTGAACAAGCATTGGTTCTTTTTCGTGACATGGTGGCTTCTGGCGTGTGTTTATCTTCTGGTGTCTTGGTTTGCGGGTTGTCTGCTGCTGCTAAGATACCGGCTTGGCGTGTGGGGATTCAAATTCATTGCTCTGTGTTCAAGCTGGGTGACTGGCATTTTGATGAATTTGTTTCTGCTTCGCTTGTCACTTTTTATGCTGGTTGCAAGCAGATGGAAGCTGCGTGCAGAGTTTTTGGTGAGGTGGTTTATAAGAGTGTGGTGATATGGACTGCTCTATTGACAGGGTATGGTTTGAATGATAAGCATAGAGAGGCATTGGAGGTGTTTGGAGAAATGATGAGAATTGATGTGGTTCCGAATGAATCTTCCTTCACCAGTGCTTTGAATTCTTGTTGTGGATTGGAGGATATTGAGAGGGGGAAAGTGATCCATGCTGCAGCGGTTAAGATGGGTTTAGAAAGTGGCGGATATGTGGGAGGTTCTCTTGTTGTCATGTATAGTAAATGTGGTTATGTCAGTGATGCAGTGTATGTATTTAAGGGGATTAATGAGAAAAATGTTGTCTCGTGGAACTCAGTCATTGTTGGTTGTGCACAGCATGGATGTGGCATGTGGGCTCTAGCACTCTTTAACCAAATGTTGCGGGAAGGGGTTGATCCTGATGGAATTACAGTGACTGGTTTGCTTTCTGCTTGTAGTCATTCTGGGATGTTACAGAAAGCAAGGTGCTTCTTCCGATACTTTGGCCAGAAAAGATCAGTTACTCTTACAATTGAGCACTATACAAGCATGGTGGATGTACTTGGACGATGTGGAGAGCTCGAGGAAGCAGAAGCAGTGGTGATGAGCATGCCAATGAAAGCAAATTCAATGGTATGGTTGGCTTTATTGAGTGCATGCAGAAAGCACTCTAATTTAGATTTAGCCAAAAGAGCTGCAAATCAGATATTTGAAATAGAGCCCGATTGTAGTGCTGCATATGTATTGCTGTCAAACTTGTATGCATCTTCGAGCAGATGGGCTGAAGTAGCTTTGATACGGagaaaaatgaaacataatGGAGTTGTGAAGAAACCAGGATCCAGTTGGCTAACCTTAAAAGGACAAAAGCACAAATTTCTCTCTGCAGATAGGTCTCATCCTCTTGCTGAGAAAATTTATCAAAAGCTAGAGTGGCTAGGAGTGAAGTTAAAAGAATTAGGTTATGTTCCAGATCAACAATTCGCTTTGCATGATGTTGAAACTGAGCAAAAAGAAGAAATGTTGTCTTACCATAGTGAAAGGCTTGCAATTGCATTTGGGTTGCTTAGCACTGTTGAAGGCAGTGCAATAACAGTAATGAAAAATCTACGTGTATGTGGTGATTGTCATAATGCAATAAAGCTTATGGCAAAGATTGTTGACCGTGAGATTGTAGTACGTGATTCTAGCCGCTTTCATGACTTTAAGAATGGTATATGTTCGTGTGGGGATTATTGGTAG
- the LOC100777862 gene encoding LRR receptor-like serine/threonine-protein kinase GHR1: protein MKLFSFILLLLSLPFFSVMAELPSQDILALLEFKKGIKHDPTGYVLSSWNEDSVDVDGCPSSWNGVLCNGSDVAGIVLDNLGLAADANLSVFSNLTKLVKLSMSNNSISGKLPGNIAEFKSLEFLDVSNNLFSSSLPVGIGKLSSLQNLSLAGNNFSGSIPDSISGMASIQSLDLSCNSFSGPLLASLTKLTNLVSFNLSHNCFTGKIPKGFELIFSLEKIDLHGNMLEGHLDDEFILFSSASYVDFSENMLVSSNSQQQKSLPQLSESIKYLNLSHNRLTGSLVSGGKQPNFEYLKVLDLSYNQLSGELPEFDFVYELMVLKLSNNRFSGFVPSGLLKGDSLVLTELDLSGNNLLGPVSIIASTTLYFLNLSSNGFTGELPLLTGSCAVLDLSNNKLEGNLTRMMKWGNIEFLDLSRNHLIGSIPEVTQFFRLNYLNLSHNFLSSSLPKVLTQYPKLRMLDVSSNQLDGKFLIDLVTMPTLQELHLGNNTISGGISLSSFPPRPFNLQILELSYNHFNGSFPAEFGSLTGLKVLNIAGNHFSGSLPTTIANMSSLDSLDISENNFTGPLPNNIPKGLKKFNASNNDLSGVVPENLRKFPSSSFYPGNDRLHFPNDPSGSTNKSDESSNRKSISSIVKVIIIVSCVVAVLFMLVLLVVIIHYTRISRSPSEYATAKDMREHAQPQTTGPGHAKDSIGALVVSAEDFVTSQKGSSSEIISHDEKMAAATRFSPSKNSHFSSPGSSDSVSVGNHARLYARSADKLTGELYFLDDAITLTHEELSGAPAEVLGRSSHGTSYKATLEHGLLLRVKWLREGMATKRKEFTKEAKKIANIRHPNVVGLKGYYWGPTQHEKLIISDYISPGSLASFLYDRPGQEDPPLTWALRLKIAVDIARGLNYLHFDRAVPHGNLKATNVLLDTCDLHARVADYCLHKLMTQAGTFEQMLDAGVLGYRAPELSASKKPMPSFKSDVYAFGIILLELLTGRCAGDVVSGEKEGVDLANWVRLHVAQGRGSECFDDALVQEISNSIVEKGMNEVLGIAIRCIRSVSDRPGIRTIYEDLSSI from the exons ATGAAGCTATTTAGCTTTATCCTTTTATTGTTGTCATTACCTTTCTTCTCCGTTATGGCGGAGCTTCCTTCACAGGACATTTTAGCATTGTTGGAATTCAAGAAAGGCATCAAGCATGACCCTACTGGTTATGTCCTTAGTTCCTGGAATGAGGACTCTGTTGATGTTGATGGATGTCCATCTTCATGGAATGGAGTACTGTGTAATGGTAGTGATGTTGCTGGTATTGTACTTGATAACCTTGGTCTCGCCGCTGATGCCAACTTGAGTGTTTTCTCAAACCTCACAAAGCTAGTAAAACTCTCTATGTCCAACAATTCTATCTCAGGAAAACTTCCTGGCAACATTGCTGAATTCAAAAGCCTCGAGTTTCTGGATGTTTCTAATAATCTCTTTTCTTCATCCTTACCGGTGGGAATTGGCAAGTTATCTAGCTTGCAGAATCTTTCATTGGCTGGAAATAACTTCTCTGGCTCAATACCTGACTCTATTTCTGGAATGGCTTCAATCCAATCTTTGGACTTGAGCTGCAATTCATTTTCTGGACCACTGCTAGCATCATTGACTAAGCTGACTAACCTGGTATCATTTAATTTATCTCATAATTGCTTCACTGGAAAAATTCCCAAAGGTTTTGAGCTGATTTTTTCCCTTGAAAAGATTGACTTGCATGGGAATATGCTTGAGGGTCATTTAGATGatgaatttatacttttttcaaGTGCCAGCTATGTTGATTTTAGTGAGAATATGCTTGTGAGTTCTAATTCTCAGCAGCAGAAGTCTCTGCCACAATTATCTGAAAGTATTAAGTATTTGAATCTAAGCCATAACCGGCTAACTGGATCATTGGTTAGTGGAGGCAAGCAACCAAATTTTGAATACTTGAAGGTGTTAGACCTTAGTTACAATCAATTATCCGGAGAATTGcctgaatttgattttgtttatgaaCTCATGGTCCTTAAGCTCAGCAACAACAGATTTTCAGGATTTGTTCCCTCTGGTCTTCTTAAAGGAGACTCTTTGGTTTTAACTGAACTGGATTTGAGTGGCAACAATCTCTTAG GGCCAGTAAGTATAATTGCATCAACAACACTGTACTTTCTTAATCTGTCATCAAATGGGTTTACTGGTGAGCTGCCATTGCTTACTGGAAGCTGTGCTGTACTTGATTTGTCAAATAACAAATTAGAAGGAAATTTAACTAGGATGATGAAATGGGGGAATATTGAATTTCTTGATCTCAGTAGGAATCACTTGATAGGATCCATCCCCGAGGTAACTCAGTTTTTTCGATTAAATTATCTAAATCTTTCCCATAACTTTCTTAGCAGCTCCCTTCCAAAAGTCTTAACACAGTATCCAAAGCTTAGAATGCTTGATGTTAGTTCCAACCAGTTAGATGGGAAATTTCTAATTGATCTGGTCACAATGCCCACTTTGCAAGAGCTTCATCTTGGAAATAATACGATTTCTGGTGGCATTAGTTTATCATCCTTTCCTCCTCGTCCTTTCAATCTTCAGATTCTTGAACTTTCTTATAACCATTTTAATGGTTCTTTTCCTGCTGAGTTTGGGTCATTAACAGGCCTGAAAGTGCTCAATATTGCTGGAAATCATTTTTCTGGTTCTCTGCCAACCACAATTGCTAACATGAGTTCCCTAGATTCCTTGGATAtatcagaaaataattttacaggCCCTTTACCAAATAACATACCAAAGGggctaaaaaaattcaatgcttCAAACAATGATCTGTCTGGAGTTGTCCCAGAAAACCTTAGGAAGTTCCCTAGTTCTTCTTTCTATCCCGGTAATGATAGGTTGCATTTTCCAAACGACCCTTCTGGATCAACCAATAAATCTGATGAAAGTTCCAATAGGAAGTCTATCAGCTCTATTGTTAAAGTGATCATCATAGTATCATGTGTGGTTGCTGTTCTCTTCATGTTAGTACTGCTCGTTGTCATCATACACTACACTCGAATATCAAGATCTCCATCAGAATATGCTACTGCTAAGGATATGAGAGAGCATGCTCAACCACAAACCACTGGCCCTGGTCACGCAAAAGATTCGATTGGTGCTTTGGTTGTATCAGCCGAGGATTTTGTGACCTCACAGAAAGGTTCGTCATCTGAGATTATCAGCCATGATGAAAAAATGGCAGCTGCAACAAGGTTCTCCCCATCAAAAAATAGCCACTTTTCATCACCAGGATCTAGTGATTCAGTTTCTGTAGGAAATCATGCAAGACTATATGCAAGATCAGCAGATAAATTGACTGGAGAACTTTATTTTCTTGATGATGCAATAACATTGACACATGAGGAGCTGTCTGGAGCCCCAGCTGAAGTTTTGGGGAGAAGCAGTCATGGTACATCTTACAAGGCAACTCTGGAGCATGGTTTGTTATTGAGAGTGAAGTGGCTAAGAGAAGGAATGGCAACAAAGAGAAAAGAATTTACCAAAGAGgctaaaaaaattgcaaacatCAGGCATCCCAATGTTGTGGGATTGAAAGGGTACTACTGGGGTCCTACTCAGCATGAGAAGCTTATTATTTCAGATTACATCTCTCCAGGAAGTCTTGCAAGTTTTCTTTACG atCGACCAGGACAAGAAGATCCACCATTGACTTGGGCTCTGAGACTAAAAATAGCAGTTGATATAGCACGTGGGCTGAACTATCTACACTTCGATCGTGCTGTTCCTCACGGCAACCTCAAAGCAACAAATGTGTTGTTAGATACATGTGACTTGCATGCACGTGTAGCTGATTACTGCCTTCACAAGCTTATGACTCAGGCTGGTACATTTGAACAAATGCTTGATGCTGGGGTCTTGGGATATCGCGCCCCAGAGCTTTCTGCTTCCAAGAAGCCAATGCCTTCCTTCAAATCAGATGTTTATGCTTTTGGGATTATACTTTTGGAACTTTTAACTGGAAGGTGTGCTGGTGATGTTGTGTCTGGCGAGAAGGAAGGTGTTGATCTGGCAAATTGGGTAAGGTTGCATGTTGCACAAGGTAGAGGATcagaatgttttgatgatgcacTGGTGCAAGAAATAAGTAATTCAATTGTTGAAAAGGGAATGAATGAGGTTCTTGGAATAGCCATTCGATGCATAAGATCTGTTTCTGATAGGCCAGGTATCAGGACTATATATGAAGATCTTTCGTCTATATAG
- the LOC102669329 gene encoding uncharacterized protein, protein MRRFLVDRASIENVNVETNELSNILQRKDLNIVNVMELVDVVKARLGTMRESGWNNFFADVQGFCVAKSILVPNMDDEIPVRGRSRAEGRTITNLHHYRAEIFYVAIDKICVEMDHRFSEGSNIILDCFSCLDPKNSFSKFDVDKLARLADIYHADFSDDDRGTIRDQLETYVLQVRRNASFSTCEDVQSLAMKMVQTEKHLVFPLVYKLIELALILPVSTASVERAFSAMKIIKSKLRNKINDVWFNDLMVCYTEREIFKSLDDIDIIRTFTAKKSRKGHLPRNFI, encoded by the exons ATGAGGAGATTTTTGGTTGATAGAGCAAGTATTGAGAATGTGAATGTT GAAACAAATGAGCTTTCAAATATATTGCAAAGAAAAGATCTTAATATTGTGAATGTCATGGAATTAGTTGATGTTGTCAAAGCTCGGTTGGGCACAATGAGAGAGAGTGgctggaataatttttttgccgATGTCCAAGGATTTTGTGTTGCTAAAAGTATTCTGGTACCAAATATGGATGACGAAATACCAGTTCGGGGTCGTTCAAGAGCAGAAGGGAGGACTATCACTAATCTTCATCATTACCGTGCAGAGATTTTTTATGTTGCTATTGATAAAATATGTGTGGAGATGGATCACCGCTTTAGTGAAGGAAGTAACATTATACTTGATTGCTTCTCATGTCTTGACCCCAAGAACTCTTTCTCCAAGTTTGATGTTGATAAGCTTGCTCGTCTTGCTGATATTTATCATGCAGACTTTTCTGATGATGACCGAGGAACAATTAGGGATCAACTTGAAACTTATGTGCTTCAAGTGAGAAGAAATGCTTCTTTTTCCACTTGTGAAGATGTTCAAAGTTTGGCTATGAAGATGGTTCAAACTGAGAAACATTTGGTATTTCCATTGGTTTATAAACTTATTGAGCTAGCTTTGATATTGCCGGTGTCGACAGCATCCGTTGAAAGAGCTTTTTCAGCAATGAAGATTATCAAGTCTAAATTGCGCAATAAGATCAACGATGTGTGGTTCAATGACTTGATGGTATGTTACACCGAGCGGGAGATATTCAAGTCACttgatgatattgatattattCGAACATTTACCGCAAAGAAGTCTCGGAAAGGACACTTGCCtcgtaattttatttaa